The following proteins are encoded in a genomic region of Thunnus maccoyii chromosome 8, fThuMac1.1, whole genome shotgun sequence:
- the cetn4 gene encoding caltractin, translated as MASGYRKSATSASQRKKAAPKTELTEEQKQEIKEAFDLFDTDGTGTIDVKELKVAMRALGFEPKKEEIKKMIADIDKEGSGTIDFSDFLSMMTLKMSEKDSKEEILKAFRLFDDDCTGKISFKNLKRVAKELGETLTDEELQEMIDEADRDGDGEVNEQEFLRIMRKTNLY; from the exons atg GCGTCAGGCTACCGCAAATCAGCTACCTCCGCTAGCCAAAGGAAAAAAGCAGCTCCCAAAACCGAACTGACTGAAGAGCAAAAGCAAGAAATTAAGGAAGCTTTTGACCTATTTGACACAGATGGCACTGGCACAATAGACGTGAAGGAGCTTAAG GTTGCTATGCGAGCTCTCGGGTTTGAaccaaagaaagaagaaatcaaGAAGATGATTGCAGACATTGATAAAGAGGGTTCAGGAACAATTGACTTCAGCGACTTTCTCAGTATGATGACACTAAAGATG AGTGAGAAGGACTCCAAAGAAGAAATATTGAAGGCTTTCCGGCTGTTCGATGATGATTGCACGGGGAAGATCTCATTCAAAAATCTTAAGAGAGTTGCCAAGGAGCTGGGCGAAACCCTCACAGATGAAGAATTACAG gAAATGATTGACGAGGCAGACCGAGACGGAGACGGCGAGGTCAACGAGCAGGAGTTCTTGCGGATAATGAGGAAGACCAACCTTTACTGA
- the bbs12 gene encoding Bardet-Biedl syndrome 12 protein gives MLGSTIINQRQHVGLQKLSALAGITHSSLGPYKRYKFIQDATSGESALAGSCLRVFENLELTCAVGQLVYETIQAHQKVYHTGSGCLLFLAGAWSRAALDCLQRGISVSHIISAMSEGIDICLDVCRKSSVSIDALGVAPSESCTVTSQSLGLHLSQKPTVEASQAPSNSQRTTKIGHKTFNTSGQRKIKLSRHFCENKSEDVSTVPQPHQPKLPDIAHIAEGLSHGCVEAMNLVVEASRMQSKSNEQDVRCSTFDVTKVVTCVLPGLPEEHACVLPGCVVLLHAEQAAVAHHFKEQHVKVALINGDLSDTYHHPGFKRPTGIQRVRNQSDLSSLSKDEKWLEKVVTLLLNLEVNLILVSGLATEKVIQHCCRHHILVVEKVKVSVLKVFANSTGAVPVTYATQLSKHCVGSGIKVVTRRDLKSNERTSTTAVNISTVGKTALVTVILTSCVHGKLQALEDQFWACAYRLHHALKDKALLPGAGVTEMLCVHHVEKQAEQHVKHCRDRNNDSVQQTKAGTAANPYRGVVLRLMADGLIDYISTVMVNTGGISKVKARTAVSQQLQDYNGSLGVAAKFSQLSLKGGTVDSAVSSAMNSGEAAAVKIYDNLCVKQEAWRKALDLVFLVLQTDAEVITRVDQNTDGAHADLMLL, from the coding sequence ATGCTGGGAAGTACAATTATAAACCAGCGGCAACATGTTGGACTGCAGAAGCTCTCAGCGCTGGCAGGAATCACACATTCCTCTTTGGGCCCCTATAAAAGGTACAAGTTTATCCAAGATGCAACGAGCGGGGAGTCAGCGCTCGCGGGTTCATGCCTCCGCGTCTTTGAGAACCTGGAGCTGACCTGCGCGGTGGGTCAGCTGGTTTACGAGACTATTCAAGCACACCAGAAGGTTTATCATACAGGGTCGGGATGCCTGCTGTTTCTCGCAGGAGCATGGAGCCGTGCTGCTCTGGATTGCCTTCAGAGAGGAATTTCAGTGTCACACATCATCTCAGCTATGTCTGAGGGAATAGATATATGCTTGGATGTTTGCAGAAAAAGCAGCGTTTCAATTGATGCTCTTGGTGTGGCGCCATCAGAGAGCTGCACCGTAACGTCTCAAAGTTTAGGACTTCACCTGTCACAGAAACCCACTGTGGAGGCTTCACAGGCACCATCAAACTCACAAAGGACAACAAAAATTGGTCACAAGACTTTCAACACCAGCGGacaaaggaaaataaagctAAGCCGACATTTTTGTGAGAACAAATCTGAAGATGTTTCCACGGTACCACAGCCTCATCAGCCTAAGCTTCCTGACATTGCACACATTGCTGAGGGATTGAGCCATGGTTGTGTCGAAGCAATGAATTTAGTAGTTGAAGCCAGCCGGATGCAGTCAAAAAGTAATGAACAAGATGTGAGGTGTTCCACATTTGATGTTACTAAAGTGGTGACTTGTGTGCTGCCTGGTTTACCAGAGGAACATGCTTGCGTTTTACCAGGCTGCGTGGTTCTCTTACATGCTGAACAGGCTGCAGTTGCACATCATTTCAAAGAACAACACGTGAAGGTTGCTCTTATTAATGGAGATTTATCAGACACCTATCACCACCCTGGCTTTAAAAGGCCAACAGGTATACAACGTGTGCGTAACCAGTCGGATTTGTCGAGTTTAAGCAAAGACGAAAAGTGGCTGGAAAAGGTCGTGACACTTCTGTTGAACCTGGAAGTAAACCTGATACTAGTCAGTGGGCTTGCTACTGAGAAAGTGATTCAGCACTGTTGTAGACATCACATACTTGTGGTGGAAAAAGTGAAGGTTTCCGTTTTAAAGGTGTTCGCAAACTCAACAGGAGCTGTTCCGGTGACTTACGCCACACAGTTGAGTAAGCACTGTGTTGGTAGTGGAATTAAAGTTGTCACACGGAGGGACCTCAAAAGCAATGAGAGGACGTCTACAACAGCTGTGAATATTTCCACTGTCGGGAAAACCGCATTGGTCACAGTAATCCTCACAAGCTGTGTACACGGCAAGCTGCAGGCCTTGGAAGATCAGTTTTGGGCTTGTGCTTATCGCTTACACCACGCGCTGAAAGACAAAGCCCTCTTGCCCGGTGCTGGAGTGACAGAAATGCTTTGTGTCCATCACGTAGAAAAGCAAGCGGAGCAGCATGTCAAGCATTGCAGAGACAGGAATAATGACTCTGTCCAACAGACCAAAGCAGGGACAGCAGCTAACCCCTACAGGGGTGTGGTGTTGCGTCTCATGGCAGATGGTCTAATAGATTACATATCAACTGTAATGGTTAACACTGGGGGGATTTCAAAAGTCAAAGCCAGGACTGCTGTGAGCCAACAACTACAGGACTACAATGGAAGTCTAGGCGTTGCTGCAAAATTCTCACAACTTTCCTTAAAGGGTGGAACTGTGGATAGTGCAGTTTCCTCAGCTATGAACTCCGGTGAAGCAGCAGCTGTAAAAATCTATGACAATCTTTGTGTGAAGCAGGAAGCATGGAGGAAAGCCTTAGATCTGGTCTTCCTGGTCTTGCAGACTGATGCAGAGGTCATTACACGAGTAGACCAGAACACTGACGGTGCACATGCAGATCTAATGCTTTTATGA
- the fgf2 gene encoding fibroblast growth factor 2 — MATGEITTLPSTPEDGGSGSFPPGSFKDPKRLYCKNGGFFLRIKSDGGVDGIREKNDPHIKLQLQATSVGEVVIKGVCANRYLAMNRDGRLFGVRRATDECYFLERLESNNYNTYRSRKYPNMYVALKRTGQYKSGNKTGPGQKAILFLPMSAKS; from the exons ATGGCCACAGGAGAAATCACAACACTTCCCTCCACACCTGAAGATGGTGGCAGTGGCAGCTTTCCTCCTGGGAGCTTCAAGGATCCCAAAAGGCTGTACTGTAAAAACGGGGGCTTCTTCTTGAGGATAAAGTCTGACGGGGGAGTGGATGGAATCCGGGAGAAGAACGACCCCCACA tAAAGCTTCAACTGCAGGCGACCTCAGTCGGGGAGGTGGTTATCAAAGGGGTTTGTGCTAACCGCTATCTGGCGATGAACAGAGATGGACGACTGTTTGGAGTG AGACGAGCAACAGATGAATGCTACTTCTTAGAGCGGCTTGAGAGCAACAACTACAACACCTACCGCTCCAGGAAGTACCCGAACATGTACGTGGCACTGAAGCGGACTGGCCAGTACAAGTCTGGAAACAAAACAGGACCGGGTCAGAAGGCCATTCTCTTTCTTCCAATGTCTGCCAAGTCCTAA